One Kineococcus radiotolerans SRS30216 = ATCC BAA-149 DNA window includes the following coding sequences:
- a CDS encoding DUF6318 family protein: protein MIPLHRVAAPLVALLAVGALAGCSQEAADAPVVGSAPAGAVTATPTTPAASPAGATPTPVTTRSLPLPEQTELSRTFTVDGASAFAAYFTQVLNYANGTGDPALLLSISDAGCSGCRYQADVIDEYRARGYSSTGFEIQFTGTRVDSWDAAKGEIGLTVSTTKTAFETTDLHGRVVGSAPSVPNGEFWLDLNWSDGRWIVWEVE, encoded by the coding sequence GTGATCCCGCTCCACCGCGTCGCCGCACCCCTCGTCGCGCTCCTCGCCGTCGGCGCGCTCGCCGGGTGTTCGCAGGAGGCGGCGGACGCGCCAGTGGTGGGTTCCGCCCCGGCCGGCGCCGTCACGGCCACCCCGACGACACCGGCGGCCTCACCGGCCGGCGCGACCCCCACCCCGGTGACCACGAGGAGCCTCCCGCTGCCCGAGCAGACCGAGCTGAGCCGGACGTTCACGGTGGACGGAGCCAGCGCGTTCGCGGCCTACTTCACGCAGGTCCTGAACTACGCCAATGGAACGGGGGACCCCGCTCTCCTCCTGTCCATCTCGGACGCAGGCTGCTCCGGATGCCGGTACCAGGCTGATGTGATCGACGAGTATCGAGCGCGGGGCTACTCCTCGACCGGGTTCGAGATCCAGTTCACTGGCACCCGGGTCGACTCGTGGGATGCAGCGAAAGGCGAGATCGGCCTCACTGTGTCAACGACCAAGACGGCCTTCGAGACAACCGACCTCCACGGTCGAGTCGTCGGCTCCGCGCCGTCAGTCCCGAACGGTGAGTTCTGGCTCGATCTCAACTGGTCAGATGGGCGCTGGATCGTCTGGGAGGTGGAATGA
- a CDS encoding SAV_6107 family HEPN domain-containing protein: MPGTFDVPRGVPRPLTTAALDLLERCEEELLLALRTTDTAERYVHAHLGALRAGAALVAVHGRPVGPRRNGPRSVWQMLPAIDPSLQEWADRFAATAPLRSAVEAGRTGVVGEADAEELLADAERFLRVVESLLGLSAVPLAG, encoded by the coding sequence ATGCCCGGCACCTTCGACGTCCCCCGGGGCGTCCCCCGTCCGCTGACCACCGCCGCCCTCGACCTGCTCGAGAGGTGCGAGGAGGAACTGCTCCTGGCGCTGCGCACCACCGACACCGCCGAACGCTACGTCCACGCCCACCTCGGCGCGTTGCGGGCCGGTGCGGCCCTGGTCGCGGTGCACGGGCGGCCCGTCGGTCCCCGGCGCAACGGTCCGCGCAGCGTGTGGCAGATGCTCCCCGCCATCGACCCCTCGTTGCAGGAGTGGGCCGACCGGTTCGCCGCCACCGCGCCGCTGCGTTCGGCGGTGGAGGCCGGGCGCACCGGTGTCGTCGGTGAGGCCGACGCGGAGGAACTCCTCGCCGACGCCGAGCGGTTCCTCCGGGTGGTGGAGTCGCTGCTCGGGCTCAGCGCCGTGCCGCTCGCCGGCTGA
- a CDS encoding PKD domain-containing protein produces MEVVRTPACGRNGPEGSFGDDFCGASNRLCPPGQTFATTWTRTGGAPWVNGGSRCTAGAEDAEPVTLPVVTEADLRRLPLPAGAVELQPRTGLALLHVPLVLRTGTDVVVRDTTVLGYPVTVRATPTSWTWDLGDGTTLGPTTDPGNPYPRATLTHAYDTPGEHLITLTTTYTGEYTVAGLPYRPVAGTATVVSAATAVQVREGSAVLTR; encoded by the coding sequence GTGGAGGTCGTCAGGACCCCCGCCTGCGGTCGCAACGGCCCCGAGGGTTCCTTCGGCGACGACTTCTGCGGCGCCTCGAACCGCCTCTGCCCGCCGGGCCAGACCTTCGCCACGACCTGGACCCGGACCGGGGGCGCCCCCTGGGTCAACGGGGGCAGCAGGTGCACCGCGGGGGCGGAGGACGCGGAACCTGTCACCCTGCCCGTCGTCACCGAGGCCGACCTGCGCCGCCTCCCGCTGCCCGCCGGCGCCGTGGAGCTGCAGCCCCGCACCGGCCTGGCCCTGCTGCACGTGCCGCTCGTCCTGCGCACCGGGACCGACGTCGTCGTGCGCGACACGACGGTCCTCGGCTACCCGGTGACGGTCCGCGCCACGCCGACCAGCTGGACGTGGGACCTCGGGGACGGCACCACCCTGGGCCCCACCACCGACCCCGGGAACCCGTACCCGCGGGCGACCCTGACCCACGCCTACGACACCCCCGGCGAGCACCTGATCACCCTCACCACGACGTACACCGGCGAGTACACCGTCGCCGGGCTCCCGTACCGCCCCGTCGCGGGCACCGCCACCGTCGTCTCCGCGGCCACCGCGGTGCAGGTCCGCGAGGGGTCCGCCGTCCTCACCCGCTGA
- a CDS encoding DNA polymerase III subunit alpha, with protein sequence MTTTAPPFPHLHVASGYSLRYGTSTPAALVARAADLGLATLALTDRDGLHGAVKFVRACVDAGIAPVLGVDLATTPTGSATGLPEWADPSVAVRRRGSRAPVRGGSVVDPRWPRITALALGADEAGAGRGWAGLCRLVSATHLGGRRGTPVSSLELVAAHARGTDGRAVLAVLLGPGSELGRAVLARRDDLARAVLRRWQEALPAGSLHLEVVCHHAPPGTAGSVEHAARVLGLAREAGVPAVLTAAVRSAEPDGALTADLLDAVRRLVPLGPRHLDRTTGQGHLLPSAEMARTAADVARAAGDPAAAADLLAATAVLAGRARIDPARDLGLGRHHLPDPAALGLGDDVDQSALLRGRAEARIAARYPGAGASREAEVRRRLDEELAIIEQVGFASYFLTVADVCDLTRAMGVRVAARGSGAGSLVNHLLGISDVEPLGHGLLMERFLNPRRGQLPDIDLDVESARREDVYRAVLDRFGGERVTCVSMMDSYRVRHAVRDVGAALGLPPAEVDAIATAFPHLRARDARAAIAELPELRRSGLGEERLSTFFDLVERLDGLPRHVALHPCGIVLSNRTLLDRTPVEASWRGFPMSQFDKDDVEDLGLLKLDVLGIRMQSAMAYAVREVERVEGVRIDLDDRQQVPLDDPATFRLIRSTRTLGCFQIESPGQRELVGKFAPETFHDIVVDISLFRPGPVKSDMVAPFLRARQGWAAPEFLDDRLRPVLEQTHGVVVFHEQVIEIIRATTGHDLAVSDEYRRHLGTRQGQEEMEPQFKRRAVEHGYPEDVVARIWEVLKAFASFGFCKAHAAAFALPTYQSAWLKTHHPAAFLAGVLTHDPGMYPKRLILDDARNLGVEVLGLDVNASGDTYRVEPVDLPGPRPAPHGQAALHPWPGWREGRDAEGLGEGVADGTGFGIRLSLSDVKGISAAEVSRLVAGQPYRSLADLWQRARPSRPVAERLVLTGALDSLHGLRPVGRAGEPAPRRGRTTRRDLLLQVAELDRWTRSTAGPGPVRVPRAVAAGGPGPLDVRAAAAAQSRAARPVADPAGAVQLALDLGDAPEEVAPSGLPEMTGAERVRAELDVLGLDVSSHVVDFYAPLLRALGVTPARELRSRRNAAQLLVAGVKVATQTPPVRSGRRVVFLTLDDTTGPLDVTFFEDAQGPYAATVFHSWLLVVRGVLRRTGPRGVSLRATGAWELPALWDAWNVDGIDVVRELIAGAPDPGRSPAATPTAPPAPLTPSAPLPAEHGATAGGTGTRRVLVHASGFRQSPYADLRPAGEDTRNSRAIGRAPREEPDRDPGGRADPPRKLWHSSGGSPGR encoded by the coding sequence TTGACCACCACCGCACCCCCGTTCCCGCACCTGCACGTGGCCTCCGGCTACTCCCTGCGGTACGGGACCTCCACCCCGGCGGCTCTCGTCGCCCGGGCCGCCGACCTCGGCCTGGCGACGCTGGCCCTCACCGACCGGGACGGTCTCCACGGTGCGGTGAAGTTCGTCCGGGCCTGCGTCGACGCGGGGATCGCCCCGGTCCTCGGCGTCGACCTCGCGACGACGCCCACGGGTTCGGCGACCGGGCTCCCCGAGTGGGCCGATCCCTCGGTCGCCGTGCGCCGCAGGGGGTCGCGCGCACCGGTGCGGGGCGGGTCGGTGGTCGATCCCCGGTGGCCCCGGATCACCGCGCTCGCCCTCGGCGCCGACGAGGCCGGTGCCGGGCGCGGCTGGGCGGGTCTGTGCCGGCTGGTGAGCGCGACCCACCTCGGCGGGCGGCGCGGAACCCCCGTCAGCAGCCTCGAACTCGTCGCCGCGCACGCTCGCGGCACCGACGGCCGCGCGGTGCTGGCCGTGCTGCTGGGGCCGGGTTCGGAACTCGGCCGGGCCGTGCTGGCCCGCCGGGACGACCTCGCGCGCGCCGTCCTGCGCCGCTGGCAGGAGGCGCTGCCCGCCGGTTCGCTGCACCTGGAGGTCGTCTGCCACCACGCCCCGCCGGGGACGGCCGGCAGCGTCGAGCACGCGGCCCGGGTGCTGGGGCTGGCCCGCGAGGCCGGGGTCCCCGCGGTGCTCACCGCCGCGGTGCGGTCCGCGGAGCCGGACGGGGCGCTGACGGCGGACCTGCTCGACGCGGTGCGCCGGCTGGTGCCGCTGGGTCCGCGCCACCTGGACCGCACGACGGGGCAGGGGCACCTCCTGCCCTCGGCCGAGATGGCCCGGACCGCGGCCGACGTCGCCCGCGCCGCGGGGGACCCGGCCGCCGCGGCCGACCTGCTGGCCGCGACGGCGGTGCTCGCCGGCCGCGCCCGGATCGACCCCGCCCGCGACCTCGGCCTCGGCCGGCACCACCTGCCCGACCCGGCGGCCCTCGGGCTGGGCGACGACGTCGACCAGTCCGCCCTGCTGCGCGGGCGGGCGGAGGCGCGCATCGCCGCGCGGTACCCGGGGGCCGGTGCCAGCCGGGAGGCGGAGGTCCGCCGACGCCTGGACGAGGAACTCGCGATCATCGAGCAGGTCGGGTTCGCCAGCTACTTCCTCACCGTCGCCGACGTCTGCGACCTGACCCGGGCGATGGGCGTGCGGGTCGCGGCGCGGGGTTCGGGGGCGGGCAGCCTGGTGAACCACCTGCTGGGGATCTCCGACGTCGAGCCCCTCGGGCACGGGCTGCTCATGGAACGCTTCCTCAACCCCCGGCGCGGGCAGTTGCCCGACATCGACCTCGACGTCGAGTCCGCCCGCCGCGAGGACGTCTACCGGGCGGTCCTGGACCGCTTCGGCGGGGAGCGGGTCACGTGCGTGTCGATGATGGACAGCTACCGGGTGCGGCACGCCGTCCGCGACGTCGGGGCGGCGCTCGGGTTGCCGCCGGCGGAGGTCGACGCCATCGCCACCGCCTTCCCGCACCTGCGCGCCCGCGACGCCCGCGCCGCGATCGCCGAACTGCCCGAGCTGCGTCGCAGCGGGCTGGGGGAGGAACGCCTCAGCACCTTCTTCGACCTCGTCGAGCGCCTCGACGGCCTGCCCCGGCACGTCGCGCTGCACCCCTGCGGGATCGTGCTGTCGAACCGGACCCTCCTGGACCGGACCCCGGTGGAGGCCAGCTGGCGGGGTTTCCCGATGAGCCAGTTCGACAAGGACGACGTCGAGGACCTCGGCCTGCTCAAGCTCGACGTCCTCGGGATCCGGATGCAGTCGGCGATGGCGTACGCGGTGCGGGAGGTCGAACGGGTCGAGGGCGTGCGGATCGACCTCGACGACCGGCAGCAGGTGCCGTTGGACGACCCGGCCACCTTCCGACTGATCCGGTCCACCCGGACCCTCGGCTGCTTCCAGATCGAGTCGCCGGGGCAGCGGGAACTGGTCGGCAAGTTCGCCCCCGAGACCTTCCACGACATCGTCGTCGACATCTCGCTGTTCCGGCCCGGCCCCGTGAAGTCGGACATGGTCGCCCCGTTCCTGCGGGCCCGGCAGGGCTGGGCCGCCCCGGAGTTCCTCGACGACCGGTTGCGGCCGGTGCTGGAGCAGACCCACGGCGTCGTGGTGTTCCACGAGCAGGTCATCGAGATCATCCGGGCCACCACCGGCCACGACCTCGCGGTGTCCGACGAGTACCGCCGGCACCTGGGGACCCGGCAGGGCCAGGAGGAGATGGAGCCGCAGTTCAAGCGCCGCGCCGTGGAGCACGGCTACCCGGAGGACGTGGTGGCGCGGATCTGGGAGGTGCTCAAGGCGTTCGCCTCGTTCGGCTTCTGCAAGGCCCACGCCGCGGCGTTCGCGCTGCCGACGTACCAGTCGGCGTGGCTGAAGACCCACCACCCCGCGGCGTTCCTGGCGGGGGTCCTCACCCACGACCCGGGCATGTACCCGAAGCGGCTGATCCTCGACGACGCCCGCAACCTCGGCGTCGAGGTGCTGGGCCTGGACGTCAACGCCTCCGGCGACACCTACCGCGTCGAACCCGTGGACCTCCCCGGGCCCCGCCCCGCCCCCCACGGCCAGGCGGCCCTCCACCCGTGGCCGGGGTGGCGGGAGGGGCGCGACGCCGAGGGGCTGGGGGAGGGCGTCGCCGACGGCACCGGGTTCGGCATCCGGTTGTCCCTGAGCGACGTCAAGGGGATCTCCGCGGCGGAGGTCTCCCGCCTCGTCGCCGGTCAGCCCTACCGCTCGCTCGCCGACCTGTGGCAGCGCGCCCGCCCCTCGCGGCCGGTGGCCGAGCGCCTCGTCCTCACCGGGGCGCTGGACTCCCTGCACGGCCTGCGCCCGGTCGGCCGGGCCGGGGAACCCGCGCCCCGGCGGGGGCGCACCACCCGCCGGGACCTGCTGCTGCAGGTCGCCGAGCTCGACCGCTGGACCCGCTCCACCGCCGGGCCCGGGCCGGTGCGCGTCCCCCGGGCCGTCGCGGCGGGCGGGCCGGGTCCCCTCGACGTCCGGGCCGCCGCCGCCGCGCAGTCGCGGGCCGCGCGGCCCGTCGCCGACCCCGCCGGAGCGGTGCAGCTCGCCCTCGACCTCGGCGACGCCCCCGAGGAGGTCGCGCCCAGCGGCCTGCCGGAGATGACCGGGGCCGAACGCGTCCGCGCCGAGCTCGACGTCCTCGGGCTCGACGTCAGCTCCCACGTCGTCGACTTCTACGCCCCGCTCCTGCGCGCGCTGGGGGTCACCCCGGCCCGGGAGCTGCGCTCGCGGCGCAACGCCGCGCAGCTGCTCGTCGCGGGGGTGAAGGTCGCCACCCAGACCCCGCCGGTCCGCTCGGGGCGGCGGGTCGTCTTCCTCACCCTCGACGACACCACCGGCCCGCTGGACGTGACCTTCTTCGAGGACGCGCAGGGCCCCTACGCCGCGACGGTCTTCCACTCCTGGCTGCTCGTCGTGCGCGGGGTGCTGCGGCGCACCGGACCCCGGGGGGTGTCGCTGCGCGCCACCGGGGCGTGGGAGCTGCCCGCGCTGTGGGACGCCTGGAACGTCGACGGGATCGACGTCGTGCGCGAGCTCATCGCCGGCGCCCCCGACCCCGGCCGCTCCCCGGCCGCGACCCCCACGGCCCCTCCGGCCCCCCTGACCCCCTCGGCCCCCCTCCCCGCGGAGCACGGCGCGACCGCCGGCGGGACGGGCACCCGGCGCGTGCTGGTGCACGCCAGCGGCTTCCGGCA
- a CDS encoding DUF6504 family protein, which translates to MTAVRRFSDEVHVRCGARGEEAGVPALFVWRGRLYVVREVLSRWRERSAWWEHAAVAAVHGDEAGGAGGAVTAVRPVLEIGDLEREVFRVEAGVGRAGAVGVYDLARPVALGTAAVSEVAGNPVLDEPREWQLLRVSD; encoded by the coding sequence GTGACAGCGGTGCGGCGGTTCTCCGACGAGGTCCACGTGCGGTGCGGCGCGAGGGGGGAGGAGGCCGGTGTCCCGGCCCTGTTCGTCTGGCGCGGCCGGCTCTACGTGGTGCGCGAGGTCCTGTCCCGGTGGCGCGAGCGCAGCGCGTGGTGGGAGCACGCCGCCGTCGCCGCCGTCCACGGCGACGAGGCGGGCGGGGCGGGGGGCGCGGTGACGGCGGTGCGGCCGGTGCTCGAGATCGGGGACCTCGAGCGGGAGGTCTTCCGCGTCGAGGCCGGGGTGGGGCGGGCCGGCGCGGTGGGCGTCTACGACCTCGCCCGTCCGGTGGCCCTCGGGACGGCGGCCGTGTCGGAGGTCGCTGGTAATCCTGTTCTCGACGAACCGCGCGAGTGGCAGTTGCTGCGCGTCAGCGACTGA
- a CDS encoding aminoacyl-tRNA deacylase — protein MRWTVVHESPGNAGTSTATAPAVEATATALVELRGAGEVLEVPATLRDAGQLAEHLGVPLAAVATTAVLRTRDGGRLLVVASAAHPILPAVLAGVLSEPELTWDDDTDVLRCTGSVLGSASPIGLTAQLPTFVDVALAPYPAVWVPAGHPHAVFRTRYDELLRLTSGHPVEIG, from the coding sequence ATGAGGTGGACGGTGGTTCACGAGTCTCCCGGGAACGCTGGGACGAGCACCGCCACGGCCCCGGCCGTGGAGGCGACCGCCACGGCGCTGGTCGAGCTGCGCGGGGCGGGTGAGGTCCTCGAGGTCCCGGCGACGCTGCGGGACGCGGGTCAGCTCGCCGAGCACCTCGGGGTCCCGCTCGCCGCCGTCGCCACCACCGCGGTGCTCCGCACCCGGGACGGGGGACGGCTGCTCGTCGTGGCCTCGGCGGCCCACCCGATCCTGCCGGCCGTCCTCGCCGGGGTCCTCAGCGAGCCGGAGCTGACCTGGGACGACGACACGGACGTGCTGCGCTGCACCGGGTCCGTGCTGGGGTCCGCCTCCCCGATCGGGCTCACGGCGCAGCTGCCCACGTTCGTGGACGTGGCCCTGGCCCCGTACCCGGCGGTCTGGGTACCGGCCGGGCACCCGCACGCGGTGTTCCGCACCCGCTACGACGAGCTCCTGCGGCTCACCAGCGGGCACCCGGTCGAGATCGGGTGA